The following are encoded in a window of Castanea sativa cultivar Marrone di Chiusa Pesio chromosome 9, ASM4071231v1 genomic DNA:
- the LOC142611201 gene encoding thaumatin-like protein 1, translating into MESHLLLGLALVFLFFSGAHSTTFTIKNRCRHTIWPATLTGAGPQLSSTGFELASGASKTLNIPSSWSGRVWARSHCHIVKGKFICATADCASGQVSCNGAGAIPPASLVEFTLSGYKGQDFYDVSLVDGFNLPVSITPLGGSASCKRTSCRGNINRVCPPAMAVRGHRGRVFACKSACLAFNQPKYCCTGNYGTPDKCPPTKYSKIFKQQCPQAYSYAYDDKTSTFTCTGGADYLITFCA; encoded by the exons ATGGAAAGCCATTTACTCCTCGGCCTTGCCTtggttttcctcttcttttcaG GAGCTCACTCAACCACATTCACAATCAAAAACAGGTGCCGCCACACAATATGGCCAGCAACCCTAACAGGTGCCGGGCCTCAACTATCATCAACTGGTTTTGAGCTAGCATCGGGGGCTTCAAAAACCCTTAACATTCCTTCTAGTTGGTCAGGCCGAGTATGGGCTCGATCCCATTGCCACATTGTTAAGGGCAAGTTCATTTGTGCCACAGCCGACTGTGCCTCTGGCCAGGTCTCATGCAATGGTGCTGGTGCAATTCCACCAGCTTCATTAGTGGAGTTTACCTTATCAGGTTATAAAGGACAAGACTTCTACGATGTTAGCCTCGTCGACGGGTTCAACTTGCCCGTATCGATAACCCCACTAGGCGGTTCAGCCAGTTGTAAAAGAACGAGCTGCAGAGGCAATATAAACCGGGTCTGCCCTCCTGCAATGGCGGTGAGAGGACATCGTGGGAGAGTGTTTGCTTGCAAGAGCGCGTGCCTGGCTTTCAATCAGCCCAAATATTGTTGCACTGGTAATTATGGTACCCCAGATAAATGTCCTCCTACTAAATATTCTAAGATTTTCAAGCAGCAGTGCCCTCAAGCTTACAGCTATGCCTATGATGACAAAACTAGCACATTTACGTGCACTGGTGGAGCTGATTATCTTATTACATTCTGTGCATAA